CTCTTGTATTTATCGGTGCAGAGGTTATTGAAGGCCAGGAGCTCGTAGCGCACTACGGCCGGCATCTTGTCGGCGATGAACTTGGCCACCCTCTTTATATTTTCCTCCTGGTCGGTCATCCCCGGGATTATCGGCGTCCTTACCCAGATAGGGATTTTGCCCTTGCCGAATATCTCGGCGTTTTTGAGGATATTTACAAGGTTTACCCCTGTCGTCTTCTTGTGGAGCTCCTCGTCCATCTGTTTTAGGTCGAGGAGAATGAGGTCGACAAAGGGGAGGATTTTATCATAGGTGCTGCTGTTGAAGACCCCGGTGGTGTCGATGGCGGTTTGGATATTCGCTCCCTTGCAGAGGCGAAGGAGTTCGGCAGAAAAATCGGGATTGATCGCCGGGTCTCCGCCCCCCAGGGTCACGCCGCCTTCGGAGTTCCTGTAGAAGGCCTCGTCCTTTGCGACCTCCTCGAATATCTCCTCCGCGGTGTATTCTTTGCCGATGACCTCCAGCGCCGCCGAAGGGCACGCCTTTTCGCAGAGGCCGCACGCTGTGCACTTTACCCTGTCTATAACCATGCCGTTAGGGGTGAGCTCAAGCGCCCCCTCGGGGCAGACCTCGGTGCAGTCGAGCGCCGCTATGCAGCGGACGCCGTACCACATAAGCTCCGGCTTTGGATTTATCCCCTCAGGGTTGTGGCACCAGAGGCACTTTAAGGGGCATCCCTTTACAAATACCGTCGTCCTTATCCCGGGGCCGTCCTCGGTGGAGAAACGCTGGATGTTAAAAACAGTTCCCTTTGTCACTTCTACAGCTCTTTCGCGACCCTTGCGATGATTTCGTCCTGCATTGCCCTCCCGATGGAGACAAAATAGGCGTTGTATCCGGTTATCCTGACAAGGAGGTTCTTGTAGTCCTCCGGTTTCTTCTGGGCCTGCTTAAGGGTTTCCGAGTCTATGATGTTTACCTGAAGGGCCGTACCCCCCTTTTCGTTGTAGGTTCTCAAGAACGACATAAGCTTCTCTATCCGCTCATTGTCTCTGACGAGGGAGGGGGAGAAGCTTATGGTGTGGGAGTCGCCGTTGGGGGCGGTCTCCAGGCCGAGCTTGCCCACGCTCATGGTTACTGCCGTGGGGCCCTTGGTGTCGGCGCCGTTTACGGGGCCTATGCCGTTGGAGAGGAAATCCCCCTTCCTTCTGCCGTCCGGGGTAGCCGCCGTCGAGGGCGCGTAGGCGATCCAGTAGTTCCAGGAGAGGTATCCCGCGCGGTATTTTCTCCCCGTGGCGGGGGATGTGTGCTTTGTGGTCTCCGTACACCAGAATCTCGATATCTCCCTCGCTATCGGGTCGGCGTAATCGTCGTCGTTTCCGAACTTCGGGGCCTTGTTCATCAGGGTCTGCCTCATCTTTTCGTGCCCCTCGTAGTTGTCCTTTATCGCCTTTATGAGCTCGGCCATCGAGAACTTCTTATCCTCGAAGACCAGCTTCTTGACGGCGGCAAGCGAGTCGGCCGCCGTGGCGAGGGCAATTCCCTCCACCGTGATGTAGTTGTACTCCGGACCGCCGTTGTTGACGTCTCTTCCCTTCTTCTCGCAGCCGTCGACCAAGGTGGAGAGGTAGACCGTCGGCTCGTACTTGGACCTCATCTCGTCGGAGATGTTGTAAATATCGATAAGCTCCTCGAGGATGGCCCTAAGCTGCGTCTTGAAGGCGTCCATGAACTGGTCGAAGGTTTTGAACTTCTCCGGGTTTCCGGTCTTTGGGCCGATCCTCTCGCCGGTGGCCATATCCTTGCCGTTGTTTAGGACAAGCTCCACCGCCTTTGCGATGTTGAGGTTTACGTCCACGGTGCCCGAGCGGTCATCTCCCTGGAGGGTGTTTTCGAGACACCCCACCGGGGCGTAGTCCCAGAGGCGCTCTTCCGGGAGGCCCTGCCACTTGAGGCCCCTTATCGAGTTCTCGTCGAAGTTGATGAGAAAGGGCGATCCCTGTGCGCCGGCGAGCATCTCGGAGACCCTCTTAAGGAGCTTGTCCGGGGTCTTGTTGTGGATCCTGATGTTCGGCTTCGGCTCGAGGAGGTTCATCTCCTCGATCACGTCGAGAATCAGCCAGGTAAGCTCGTTTGAGGCGTCCTCGTAATTCTCGTCGAGACCCCCGATGGTGATCAGCTGGCCGAAGCCGGCGGAAATTCCCTGGTTCTCGCCGATGCGTCCCTGGTAATCGTAGACGTAGTTGTGCTTTACCCAGAGGCACTCCAGGAGATCCTTCGCCTCACTCTTCGTGATCTTTTTATTGTCTATATCCTTTTTATAATAGGGATAGAGGTACTGGTCTATCCTGCCGGGGGAGAGGCCGGGGCCGGGATAAGACTCGTCGGTCATAACAAGCATGTGGGTCATCCAGAACGACTGGAGTGCCTCGTGGAATGATCCGGCGGGTTCCCAGGGGACCTTTCTCGATATCCTTGCTATCTCGAGGAGCTCATCCTTCCTTTTCTTGTCCTTCGTCTCCTTGGCGAGCCTCTCCGCCTCGTCGGCGTAGCGGTTTGCCAGTATCTTGGGCACCTCGGCCGCTGTGATCATCGCTTCGAGGTAATCTATCTTATTTTTGTCCTTGGACCTCTTTATCTCCGCCTTGTATTCCTCGGTCAGCCCCTTGAAGCCCTTCTTCAGGACCTTTACGTAATTCGGGATGAGGTGGCCGGGGGTTATGCCGGAGTTTCCGACTCCGAGGTCGTTTGCACGCTTCGCCCTCTTCCACCACTTGTCGTGCAGCTTCTTCCACTTTTTTGCCTCCCCCTTGGTGAGAGAGCCTGACATGGCGGAGTTGAACTGTCCCCCGACTATCAATTCCCCGTCCAGTATATTTACCGGAAGGTAGCTCTTTGCGACCTTGTTTAGAAAGGTCGCCCTCCTCTTGGGGAGCGACATGTTGAAGAATCCGTTTTTGACGTCGACCTTCTTGGCGCACGCCAGAAGGCTGTCAGAAAAACAGGGTACAAAAGGATATACCTCCGGAACCACGGCAAACCTGTGGTACGGGAACACCACGTCCCAGGGCATCCCGTCGGTAAAGGGCATAACCTCGTTTCTGAAGTAATCTCTTCCCTTGAAGTTCCAATATTCATCCCTGAGCTTTTTTATCC
Above is a window of Candidatus Zymogenus saltonus DNA encoding:
- a CDS encoding glycyl-radical enzyme activating protein, whose protein sequence is MTKGTVFNIQRFSTEDGPGIRTTVFVKGCPLKCLWCHNPEGINPKPELMWYGVRCIAALDCTEVCPEGALELTPNGMVIDRVKCTACGLCEKACPSAALEVIGKEYTAEEIFEEVAKDEAFYRNSEGGVTLGGGDPAINPDFSAELLRLCKGANIQTAIDTTGVFNSSTYDKILPFVDLILLDLKQMDEELHKKTTGVNLVNILKNAEIFGKGKIPIWVRTPIIPGMTDQEENIKRVAKFIADKMPAVVRYELLAFNNLCTDKYKRLDLKFALEDTPLMEKDTMERLADIATSEGVKDVRWSGATRLEDEGE